A DNA window from Panthera tigris isolate Pti1 chromosome X, P.tigris_Pti1_mat1.1, whole genome shotgun sequence contains the following coding sequences:
- the ACSL4 gene encoding long-chain-fatty-acid--CoA ligase 4 isoform X1: MKLRLNVLTIILLPVHLLITIYSALIFIPWYFLTNAKKKNAMAKRIKAKPTSDKPGSPYRSVTHFDSLAVIDIPGADTLDKLFDHAVSKFGKKDSLGTREILSEENEMQPNGKVFKKLILGTYKWMSYLEVNRRVNNFGSGLTALGLKPKNTIAIFCETRAEWMIAAQTCFKYNFPLVTLYATLGKEAVVHGLNESEATYLITSVELLESKLKTALLDINCVKHIIYVDNKTINKAEYPEGFEIHSMQSVEELGSKPENASIPPNRPTPSDMAIVMYTSGSTGRPKGVMMHHSNLIAGMTGQCERIPGLGPKDTYIGYLPLAHVLELTAEISCFTYGCRIGYSSPLTLSDQSSKIKKGSKGDCTVLKPTLMAAVPEIMDRIYKNVMSKVQEMNYIQKTLFKIGYDYKLEQIKKGYDAPLCNMLLFKKVKALLGGNVRMMLSGGAPLSPQTHRFMNVCFCCPVGQGYGLTESCGAGTVTEVTDYTTGRVGAPLICCEIKLKDWQEGGYTIHDKPNPRGEIVIGGQNISMGYFKNEEKTAEDYSVDENGQRWFCTGDIGEFHPDGCLQIIDRKKDLVKLQAGEYVSLGKVEAALKNCPLIDNICAFAKSDQSYVISFVVPNQKRLTLLAQQKGVEGTWVDICNNPAMEAEILKEIREAANAMNLERFEIPIKVRLSPEPWTPETGLVTDAFKLKRKELKNHYLKDIERMYGGK; the protein is encoded by the exons ATGAAACTTAGGCTAAACGTGCTCACCATTATTTTGCTGCCTGTCCACTTGTTAATAACAATATACAGTGCCCTTATATTTATTCCATGGTATTTTCTTACCAATGCGAAGAAGAAAAACGCTATGGCAAAGAGAATAAAAGCTAAGCCCACTTCAGACAAACCTGGAAGTCCATATCGCTCTGTCACGCACTTCGACTCGCTAGCTGTCATAGACATCCCTGGAGCAGACACTCTGGATAAGTTATTTGATCATGCTGTGTCCAAGTTTGGGAAGAAGGACAGCCTTGGGACCAGAGAGATCctaagtgaagaaaatgaaatgcagcCAAATGGAAAGGTTTTTAAGAAG TTAATTCTTGGGACTTATAAGTGGATGAGCTATCTCGAAGTGAACCGCAGAGTGAATAATTTTGGTAGTGGACTCACTGCATTGGGACTAAAACCAAAGAACACTATTGCCATTTTCTGTGAGACCAGGGCCGAATGGATGATTGCGGCACAGACCTGCTTTAAGTACAACTTCCCTC tTGTGACTTTATATGCCACGCTTGGCAAAGAAGCTGTAGTTCATGGGTTAAATGAATCCGAGGCCACCTACCTGATCACTAGCGTTGAACTTCTGGAAAGTAAActtaag ACTGCACTGTTAGATATCAACTGTGTCAAACATATAATTTATGTGGACAATAAGACTATCAATAAAGCAGAATACCCTGAAGGATTTGAGATTCACAGCATGCAATCAGTAGAAGAGTTGGGATCCAAGCCCGAAAACG cgAGCATTCCTCCGAACAGACCAACTCCTTCGGACATGGCTATTGTCATGTATACCAGTGGTTCTACCGGCCGGCCCAAGGGAGTGATGATGCACCATAGCAATTTGATAGCTGGAATGACAGGCCAGTGTGAGAGGATTCCTGGGCTGGG acCAAAGGACACTTACATTGGCTACTTGCCTTTGGCTCATGTGCTAGAACTGACAGCAGAGATATCCTGCTTTACCTACGGCTGTAGGATTGGCTATTCTTCTCCACTTACACTCTCTGACCAG tccagcaaaattaaaaagggaagcaAAGGAGACTGTACTGTGCTGAAGCCGACACTCATGGCGGCCGTTCCG GAAATCATGGACAGAATTTATAAGAATGTTATGAGCAAAGTCCAAGAGATGAATTATATTCAGAAAACACTGTTCAAGATAGGGTATGATTACAAGTTGGAACAGATCAAAAAGGGATACGATGCACCACTTTGCAATAT GTTACTGTTTAAAAAGGTGAAGGCTTTGCTGGGAGGGAATGTCCGCATGATGCTGTCTGGTGGAGCCCCGCTGTCTCCTCAGACACACCGATTCATGAATGTCTGCTTCTGCTGCCCTGTGGGTCAGGGTTACGGACTGACAGAATCATGTGGTGCCGGCACAGTTACTGAAG TTACTGACTATACTACGGGCAGAGTTGGAGCCCCTCTTATTTGCTGTGAAATTAAGCTAAAAGACTGGCAGGAAG GCGGCTACACAATTCATGACAAGCCAAACCCCAGAGGGGAAATTGTAATTGGTGGACAGAATATCTCCATggggtattttaaaaatgaagagaaaacgGCAGAGGATTACTCTGTGGATGAAAATGGCCAAAGGTGGTTTTGTACTGGAGATATTGGAGAATTTCACCCTGATGGATGTTTACAGATTATAG ATCGGAAGAAAGATCTGGTGAAGTTACAAGCAGGAGAATATGTATCCCTTGGGAAAGTTGAAGCTGCATTGAAGAACTGTCCACTAATAGACAACATCTGTGCTTTTGCCAAAAG tgATCAGTCGTATGTGATTAGTTTTGTGGTTCCTAATCAGAAAAGGTTGACACTTTTGGCACAAcagaaaggagtggaaggaaCTTGGGTCGATATCTGCAATAACCCTGCCATGGAAGCTgaaatactgaaagaaattagagaagcTGCCAATGCCA
- the ACSL4 gene encoding long-chain-fatty-acid--CoA ligase 4 isoform X2: MAKRIKAKPTSDKPGSPYRSVTHFDSLAVIDIPGADTLDKLFDHAVSKFGKKDSLGTREILSEENEMQPNGKVFKKLILGTYKWMSYLEVNRRVNNFGSGLTALGLKPKNTIAIFCETRAEWMIAAQTCFKYNFPLVTLYATLGKEAVVHGLNESEATYLITSVELLESKLKTALLDINCVKHIIYVDNKTINKAEYPEGFEIHSMQSVEELGSKPENASIPPNRPTPSDMAIVMYTSGSTGRPKGVMMHHSNLIAGMTGQCERIPGLGPKDTYIGYLPLAHVLELTAEISCFTYGCRIGYSSPLTLSDQSSKIKKGSKGDCTVLKPTLMAAVPEIMDRIYKNVMSKVQEMNYIQKTLFKIGYDYKLEQIKKGYDAPLCNMLLFKKVKALLGGNVRMMLSGGAPLSPQTHRFMNVCFCCPVGQGYGLTESCGAGTVTEVTDYTTGRVGAPLICCEIKLKDWQEGGYTIHDKPNPRGEIVIGGQNISMGYFKNEEKTAEDYSVDENGQRWFCTGDIGEFHPDGCLQIIDRKKDLVKLQAGEYVSLGKVEAALKNCPLIDNICAFAKSDQSYVISFVVPNQKRLTLLAQQKGVEGTWVDICNNPAMEAEILKEIREAANAMNLERFEIPIKVRLSPEPWTPETGLVTDAFKLKRKELKNHYLKDIERMYGGK, encoded by the exons ATGGCAAAGAGAATAAAAGCTAAGCCCACTTCAGACAAACCTGGAAGTCCATATCGCTCTGTCACGCACTTCGACTCGCTAGCTGTCATAGACATCCCTGGAGCAGACACTCTGGATAAGTTATTTGATCATGCTGTGTCCAAGTTTGGGAAGAAGGACAGCCTTGGGACCAGAGAGATCctaagtgaagaaaatgaaatgcagcCAAATGGAAAGGTTTTTAAGAAG TTAATTCTTGGGACTTATAAGTGGATGAGCTATCTCGAAGTGAACCGCAGAGTGAATAATTTTGGTAGTGGACTCACTGCATTGGGACTAAAACCAAAGAACACTATTGCCATTTTCTGTGAGACCAGGGCCGAATGGATGATTGCGGCACAGACCTGCTTTAAGTACAACTTCCCTC tTGTGACTTTATATGCCACGCTTGGCAAAGAAGCTGTAGTTCATGGGTTAAATGAATCCGAGGCCACCTACCTGATCACTAGCGTTGAACTTCTGGAAAGTAAActtaag ACTGCACTGTTAGATATCAACTGTGTCAAACATATAATTTATGTGGACAATAAGACTATCAATAAAGCAGAATACCCTGAAGGATTTGAGATTCACAGCATGCAATCAGTAGAAGAGTTGGGATCCAAGCCCGAAAACG cgAGCATTCCTCCGAACAGACCAACTCCTTCGGACATGGCTATTGTCATGTATACCAGTGGTTCTACCGGCCGGCCCAAGGGAGTGATGATGCACCATAGCAATTTGATAGCTGGAATGACAGGCCAGTGTGAGAGGATTCCTGGGCTGGG acCAAAGGACACTTACATTGGCTACTTGCCTTTGGCTCATGTGCTAGAACTGACAGCAGAGATATCCTGCTTTACCTACGGCTGTAGGATTGGCTATTCTTCTCCACTTACACTCTCTGACCAG tccagcaaaattaaaaagggaagcaAAGGAGACTGTACTGTGCTGAAGCCGACACTCATGGCGGCCGTTCCG GAAATCATGGACAGAATTTATAAGAATGTTATGAGCAAAGTCCAAGAGATGAATTATATTCAGAAAACACTGTTCAAGATAGGGTATGATTACAAGTTGGAACAGATCAAAAAGGGATACGATGCACCACTTTGCAATAT GTTACTGTTTAAAAAGGTGAAGGCTTTGCTGGGAGGGAATGTCCGCATGATGCTGTCTGGTGGAGCCCCGCTGTCTCCTCAGACACACCGATTCATGAATGTCTGCTTCTGCTGCCCTGTGGGTCAGGGTTACGGACTGACAGAATCATGTGGTGCCGGCACAGTTACTGAAG TTACTGACTATACTACGGGCAGAGTTGGAGCCCCTCTTATTTGCTGTGAAATTAAGCTAAAAGACTGGCAGGAAG GCGGCTACACAATTCATGACAAGCCAAACCCCAGAGGGGAAATTGTAATTGGTGGACAGAATATCTCCATggggtattttaaaaatgaagagaaaacgGCAGAGGATTACTCTGTGGATGAAAATGGCCAAAGGTGGTTTTGTACTGGAGATATTGGAGAATTTCACCCTGATGGATGTTTACAGATTATAG ATCGGAAGAAAGATCTGGTGAAGTTACAAGCAGGAGAATATGTATCCCTTGGGAAAGTTGAAGCTGCATTGAAGAACTGTCCACTAATAGACAACATCTGTGCTTTTGCCAAAAG tgATCAGTCGTATGTGATTAGTTTTGTGGTTCCTAATCAGAAAAGGTTGACACTTTTGGCACAAcagaaaggagtggaaggaaCTTGGGTCGATATCTGCAATAACCCTGCCATGGAAGCTgaaatactgaaagaaattagagaagcTGCCAATGCCA